The Kluyveromyces lactis strain NRRL Y-1140 chromosome B complete sequence genome contains a region encoding:
- the CWC21 gene encoding U2-type spliceosomal complex subunit CWC21 (similar to uniprot|Q03375 Saccharomyces cerevisiae YDR482C): MKWNELSYTLQYHCHFKPLHSWLLKGIYQPSCSCLYIIMSYNGIGLSSAKGSSTSGYVQQSLAFTNRKKDPRLTTHDKEQQQQQQQQQIQPAKDESVISHKAKRQIELLVSEYRDKLEDGPDDLSDDTIDSKCEDYRRSILEGNEQSRSQN, from the coding sequence atgaaatggaATGAGTTAAGCTACACGCTGCAGTATCACTGTCACTTCAAACCATTACACTCTTGGCTGCTGAAGGGAATATACCAACCCAGCTGCTCGTGTCTCTATATAATAATGTCATATAACGGCATCGGTTTATCTAGTGCCAAGGGAAGCAGCACCTCCGGTTACGTTCAACAATCGTTAGCATTTACGAACAGGAAAAAGGACCCTAGATTAACTACACATGATAAagaacaacagcaacagcaacagcagcaacaaatACAACCTGCTAAAGATGAAAGCGTAATATCCCACAAAGCGAAAAGGCAGATCGAATTATTAGTTTCTGAGTATCGTGATAAACTAGAGGATGGACCGGATGATTTGTCTGATGACACCATAGACAGTAAATGTGAAGACTATCGCAGGTCTATACTAGAAGGAAACGAGCAGTCAAGAAGTCAGAATTGA
- a CDS encoding uncharacterized protein (similar to uniprot|P53386 Saccharomyces cerevisiae YPR192W AQY1 Water channel that mediates the transport of water across cell membranes and may be involved in freeze tolerance): protein MATILHKQIWNSKFKQLMTALKLNKRLTGFKNETYRNHLVAAIGEFCGTFIFLWSAFVIAQIANEDTSVSSPGSHPGQLIMIALGFGFSVMFAVFIFFRVSGGNLNPAVTLTLVLTNVIPWPRALVMWISQMVAGMAAAGAASAMTPGEILFANGLGGGASRSRGVFLEAFGTAILCTTVLFMAVEKHKATPMAPFAIGIALFVGHLICVYYTGAGLNPARSFGPCIAAASFPNYHWIYWIGPGLGAIMSAALWHILKFLNYENCNPGQDDIL, encoded by the exons ATGGCTACGATTCTCCACAAACAGATTTGGAACAGCAAGTTCAAGCAGCTGATGACAGCTCTAAAACTCAACAAGAGACTCA CTGGTTTCAAGAATGAAACTTACAGAAATCATCTGGTCGCTGCCATTGGTGAATTCTGCGGTACCTTCATTTTCTTGTGGTCCGCTTTTGTGATTGCCCAAATCGCTAATGAGGACACTTCTGTATCTTCTCCAGGTTCCCATCCAGGTCAATTGATCATGATCGCTTTGGGTTTCGGTTTCTCCGTCATGTTTGCcgttttcatcttcttcagagtCTCTGGTGGTAATTTGAACCCAGCTGTTACTTTGACTTTGGTCTTGACAAACGTCATCCCATGGCCAAGAGCTCTTGTCATGTGGATCAGTCAAATGGTTGCCGGTATGGCTGCTGCAGGTGCTGCTTCTGCCATGACCCCAGGTGAAATCTTATTCGCTAACGGTCTAGGTGGTGGTGCTTCCAGATCCAGAGGTGTTTTCTTGGAAGCCTTCGGTACCGCAATCCTATGTACCACCGTTTTGTTCATGGCCGTTGAAAAGCATAAGGCTACCCCAATGGCTCCATTCGCCATTGGTATTGCATTGTTTGTTGGTCACTTGATCTGTGTTTACTACACCGGTGCCGGTTTGAACCCAGCCAGATCTTTCGGTCCATGTATCGCTGCTGCCTCTTTCCCTAACTACCATTGGATTTACTGGATTGGTCCAGGTCTTGGTGCCATCATGTCTGCCGCTTTGTGGCACATCttgaagttcttgaatTATGAGAACTGTAACCCAGGTCAAGATGATATCCtataa
- the CNS1 gene encoding HSP70/90 family co-chaperone CNS1 (similar to uniprot|P33313 Saccharomyces cerevisiae YBR155W CNS1 cyclophilin seven suppressor component of Hsp90p chaperone machinery): MEKPKRYVPGPNDPLLPPQLSEFQNKTTDEVLEELNKMPFFMNKLDPDESNVELEALKAMAYEGEPHEIATNFKNQGNDLYKGKRFKDARAMYLKALDVKCDVLSINESLYLNLAACELEIKNYRSCINYCREALKLNAKNVKAFFRIGKAYLELGRFEDSLEAVQVGLAVDPENGALKSIQSKATEKLKRKKELENRTLAQKQKEKELQEFLDLAVQIRNITLVDTKQPAGLLKDTKLTLENPTDFESQLIFPAMVLYPTTDEFDFIASVSELSTPNDLLDVVLNRPAEWFAQPGHKDFTASKLHAYMETLSGGLIKIGKKVTFHDVLKMEKPKAPLFDKSLRVYFVPKTEAQGWLDNWDKNAAIMKRL, encoded by the coding sequence ATGGAAAAACCAAAGAGGTATGTTCCAGGTCCAAATGACCCACTTTTACCACCACAACTATCTGAGTTCCAAAATAAAACCACTGATGAGGTATTGGAGGAGTTAAATAAGATGCCATTTTTTATGAACAAACTTGACCCAGATGAAAGCAATGTAGAGTTGGAAGCCTTAAAAGCCATGGCCTATGAAGGTGAGCCCCATGAAATTGCAACTAATTTCAAGAATCAAGGGAACGATCTTTACAAGGGTAAGAGGTTTAAGGATGCAAGGGCTATGTATTTGAAAGCTTTGGATGTTAAATGTGATGTACTATCTATCAATGAATCTTTGTATTTGAATTTGGCTGCTTGCGAGcttgaaattaaaaactATAGAAGTTGTATCAATTACTGTAGGGAGGCACTCAAACTAAATGCAAAAAACGTTAAGGCATTTTTCAGAATAGGTAAGGCTTATCTCGAATTGGGAAGGTTCGAAGATTCTCTCGAGGCCGTTCAAGTTGGGCTTGCCGTGGATCCTGAAAATGGGGCATTAAAATCCATCCAGTCCAAAGCTACTGAAAAGCTTAAACGTAAAAAGGAGCTGGAGAATCGTACTTTAGCTCAAAAAcagaaggaaaaggaaCTCCAAGAGTTTTTGGATCTGGCAGTACAAATAAGAAACATAACGCTAGTTGATACCAAACAACCAGCAGgtcttttgaaagatacTAAACTCACATTGGAAAACCCAACAGATTTCGAATCACAATTAATATTTCCAGCTATGGTTCTTTATCCGACTACGGACGAGTTTGACTTTATCGCGTCTGTTTCTGAACTATCCACACCAAATGACCTTCTTGATGTTGTACTTAACAGACCGGCAGAATGGTTTGCACAACCAGGGCACAAAGATTTTACTGCATCTAAACTTCATGCATACATGGAAACTCTGTCTGGAGGCTTGATCAAGATTGGTAAAAAAGTTACCTTCCATGATGTTTTGAAGATGGAGAAGCCTAAGGCTCCTCTTTTCGATAAGTCTCTAAGAGTATACTTTGTACCAAAAACGGAGGCACAAGGATGGCTAGATAACTGGGATAAGAATGCAGCAATAATGAAACGATTGTAG
- the SLI15 gene encoding Sli15p (weakly similar to uniprot|P38283 Saccharomyces cerevisiae YBR156C SLI15 Mitotic spindle protein involved in chromosome segregation.): MDWALKAAKKKLKNQTGGSRSIVESLNEFNDVMLKGHKEIEDVFYRSNDWLNMEMAKLGFPRGESITAAPVSPDKSVVNDDQPEHETDEAHNEDTRSNETEIRSGDHDQETGMNTVSANATNQEPVSVGSRNELRGSRQTQIEDQDNNHTNVQQQLILQPAITPKSLLGDDTGRVLINSSSIKRASRESSVTKSFPWPVQRDAKDFTATNEIKAPPTKDNEITNEGNQIPSAADDKVHLSSVTKTIRDRSQRRSNMFAPLPSKDPLIVQPTPSQHKRKINGPTTLPIHQEKKLKVSPLHIPANSSESRLKSPRYQGNVFERLSNNLTESFERKAADRRAASPVRNKRSTTSPTRSQRSGASIHGSPTSRKLSQNNSHTERIHHTLKNIFDSKIPQLAKHNKKEPQPLRRRVSNLIDRSKPTERKSLIPRIKELTPVKGLIRENITQSNETNNIRAKKQLPEEVSQPPVIPQLSTHKSTSISPTSSDQRTNSHDRLTRFQLITGSSSNKQEKDTLKQKLNKRLSEVMRNQQEQQMRKKYELQQRRISQADEDTKRRTKILLDRNNATLPPLSKSASTNSMLHDINTVDYREYIGAPPKTERTSNDVTLPEIISDDEGNNQVERTLTSWAEPEKLKQQLLLQQNWDIEQILGPIPPLHIDEIFQTSTSRLQKLKKR; encoded by the coding sequence ATGGATTGGGCTTTAAAGGCTGCCAAAAAGAAGCTCAAGAACCAAACGGGTGGTTCGCGATCTATTGTGGAATCACTCAATGAGTTCAATGATGTCATGCTGAAAGGGCATAAGGAAATCGAAGATGTGTTTTATAGGAGTAACGACTGGCTTAATATGGAAATGGCTAAGCTTGGATTCCCCAGAGGTGAGTCTATCACTGCAGCACCCGTAAGCCCTGACAAGAGCGTTGTCAATGATGATCAACCTGAGCATGAGACAGATGAAGCACACAATGAAGATACGCGTAGCAATGAAACTGAGATACGAAGTGGTGATCATGATCAAGAAACTGGAATGAATACTGTTTCAGCTAATGCAACAAATCAGGAACCCGTGTCAGTTGGCTCTCGGAATGAGCTTCGAGGTTCAAGGCAGACACAAATCGAGGATCAAGATAACAATCATACAAATGTTCAGCAGCAGTTAATCCTTCAACCCGCTATAACGCCGAAAAGTCTCCTAGGAGATGATACGGGTCGAGTATTGAttaattcttcttcgatcAAGAGAGCTTCTCGTGAGTCTTCTGTCACCAAGTCATTCCCTTGGCCGGTACAAAGGGATGCAAAGGATTTCACAGCaacaaatgaaattaaagcTCCACCTACTAAGGACAATGAGATTACAAACGAGGGAAATCAAATTCCTTCCGCTGCAGATGACAAAGTTCATTTGAGTTCGGTGACTAAAACAATTCGCGATCGTTCCCAGAGACGATCCAACATGTTTGCACCCTTACCAAGCAAAGATCCGTTAATAGTTCAACCAACTCCAAGTCAGCATAAGAGGAAAATCAATGGGCCGACGACTCTCCCGATccatcaagaaaagaaactgaaagtCTCCCCATTGCATATCCCTGCCAATAGCTCAGAATCAAGGTTGAAATCTCCTCGTTATCAAGGAAACGTTTTCGAACGGCTTTCCAATAATTTAACtgaatcatttgaaagaaaagctGCTGATCGAAGAGCCGCTTCTCCTGTCCGAAACAAGAGAAGTACCACATCACCAACGAGATCTCAAAGGTCAGGTGCCTCTATTCACGGATCTCCCACCAGTCGAAAACTCTCGCAAAATAATTCGCATACGGAAAGGATTCACCATACTCTGAAGAATATATTCGATTCTAAGATTCCCCAATTAGCTAAACATAACAAGAAAGAACCACAACCTCTGCGAAGAAGAGTATCTAACCTCATTGATAGATCGAAGCCCACGGAAAGAAAGTCTTTAATAccaagaatcaaagaacttACACCAGTAAAAGGTTTAATCAGGGAAAATATAACACAATCAAATGAAACCAACAACATTCGTGCTAAGAAGCAGCTTCCAGAGGAAGTATCGCAGCCTCCTGTAATACCACAGTTATCCACTCATAAATCAACGTCTATCTCTCCTACATCATCTGATCAAAGAACCAATTCGCACGATAGATTGACCAGATTCCAGCTAATTACTGGCAGTTCAAGCAAcaaacaagagaaagacACGCTAAAgcaaaaattgaataagCGGTTGAGTGAAGTGATGCGTAACCAGCAAGAGCAACAAATGCGGAAAAAGTATGAACTCCAACAGAGGAGGATTTCTCAGGCAGATGAGGATActaaaagaagaacaaagattCTTTTAGATCGTAACAACGCAACATTACCGCCACTCTCTAAATCTGCCAGTACAAATTCCATGTTACATGATATCAATACAGTTGATTATAGGGAATATATCGGCGCACCACCAAAAACGGAAAGAACTTCCAACGATGTTACTTTACCTGAAAtcatttctgatgatgaaggtAATAACCAAGTAGAGCGGACACTGACTTCGTGGGCTGAGCCAGAAAAACTAAAGCAACAATTGTTGTTGCAACAAAATTGGGATATAGAGCAAATATTAGGCCCCATTCCACCGCTACATATCGATGAGATCTTTCAAACTAGCACTTCAAGACTACAAAAACTTAAGAAAAGGTAA
- a CDS encoding glycosyltransferase family 15 protein (similar to uniprot|P27809 Saccharomyces cerevisiae YDR483W KRE2 Alpha1 2-mannosyltransferase of the Golgi involved in protein mannosylation), with the protein MSGILHNVQKRTSAIKTLLLVLFLFLVIYTMRIENVGKVKTGSRVDDSMESKDNRLEYMKSSDSQLPPVSLNRVLDQKWEKRYPFDAAGSGAVYDSVVHGTKDKPKACFVSLVRNEELWDLAKSISSVEDRFNNKFNYPWIFLNDEPFTEEFKERISAIVPNSQFGVIPKEHWSYPDYVSKERAAQTRIDMQDIIYGASESYRHMCRFQSGFFFQHPLLAEFDWYWRVEPSTELLCSIDYDIFQQMQDKDLGLGFVISIHEFVITIPTLWNTTRGFAEKHSEYIHNDNLLKFISDDGGDSYNLCHFWSNFEVANLNFYRSKAYTDYFDYLDRSGGFFYERWGDAPVHSIAASLFLPRNKLHFFQDIGYHHPPYNNCPFDSGIRAKGKCYCDPKTDFTFRDYACGIQYYEAQGIEKPFNWKDYSGRGY; encoded by the coding sequence ATGAGTGGCATATTGCATAATGTACAGAAGAGAACATCAGCTATCAAGACTTTGTTGCTAGTGctgttcttgtttcttgtgATATACACTATGAGAATTGAGAATGTTGGGAAAGTGAAAACCGGATCGAGGGTTGATGATAGCATGGAATCAAAGGATAATAGATTGGAATATATGAAATCAAGTGATTCCCAGCTTCCACCAGTTAGTCTTAATAGAGTCCTAGATCAAAAGTGGGAAAAACGCTACCCTTTCGACGCTGCTGGATCTGGGGCTGTGTATGACTCCGTGGTTCATGGGACCAAGGATAAACCCAAGGCATGTTTCGTATCATTGGTCCGGAATGAAGAACTATGGGATTTGGCTAAATCGATTTCATCTGTCGAAGATCGTTTCAACAATAAGTTTAATTATCCATGGATCTTCCTAAACGATGAACCATTTACCGAAGAGTTCAAAGAACGTATCTCTGCCATTGTTCCAAACTCTCAATTCGGTGTTATACCGAAGGAACACTGGTCATACCCAGATTATGTTTCTAAAGAACGTGCAGCTCAAACTAGAATTGACATGCAGGATATAATCTACGGTGCTTCCGAGAGTTATCGTCACATGTGTCGCTTTCAATCGGGGTTCTTTTTCCAACATCCATTATTAGCCGAGTTCGATTGGTACTGGCGTGTCGAACCAAGTACCGAATTGCTATGCTCCATCGATTATGATATCTTCCAACAGATGCAGGATAAAGACTTAGGTCTCGGATTCGTCATTTCTATCCATGAATTTGTCATCACAATCCCAACTTTATGGAACACTACTCGTGGGTTCGCAGAAAAACATTCAGAATACATCCATAACGacaatttgttgaagttcATATCCGATGATGGTGGTGATAGTTATAACTTGTGTCATTTCTGGTCGAATTTCGAAGTCGCCAACCTAAATTTCTACAGATCAAAAGCATACACGGACTATTTCGATTATCTTGATCGCTCAGGTGGATTCTTCTACGAACGCTGGGGTGATGCTCCCGTACATTCAATTGCTGCATCGCTTTTCTTGCCTCGCAACAAATTGCACTTTTTCCAAGATATTGGATATCATCACCCTCCATACAACAATTGTCCGTTCGACAGCGGAATTAGAGCCAAGGGTAAATGTTACTGTGACCCAAAAACCGATTTCACATTCAGGGATTACGCTTGTGGTATTCAATATTACGAGGCCCAAGGCATTGAAAAACCCTTTAATTGGAAAGATTATAGTGGCCGAGGCTATTGA
- the OAZ1 gene encoding Oaz1p (conserved hypothetical protein) produces the protein MLLFGWRSTGLCKFQLEQYWDILFLFESKFYQFKPQDYKLWTTYLVKNVSKLLKQLVRGRSMDSKVYDIGSNYFTILDPTFQLFGKILLSSDLGKIASIYLHHVSTSAYSQDLRQLILKIWEFLDHDNFQCDLMVFYIANTIENHDLITNLLRNLAWLNGSLMKPIGTRTLDSTFSSISWSDDKYVILQFQV, from the coding sequence ATGTTACTCTTCGGCTGGCGTAGCACCGGATTGTGTAAATTTCAGTTGGAACAGTATTGGGATATCTTATTTCTATTCGAATCCAAGTTTTACCAGTTTAAACCGCAAGATTATAAACTTTGGACGACGTATCTTGTGAAAAATGTCAGTAAACTCTTGAAACAATTGGTGCGTGGGAGATCAATGGATTCGAAGGTTTATGATATTGGTTCTAACTATTTTACTATCTTGGACCCAACTTTCCAGCTGTTCGGTAAAATCCTTCTATCATCCGATCTGGGGAAAATTGCATCGATTTATCTACACCATGTCTCCACATCTGCGTACTCACAGGACCTTCGGCAACTCATACTCAAAATATGGGAATTCTTAGACCACGATAATTTTCAATGCGATCTAATGGTATTCTACATTGCCAATACAATCGAAAACCATGATTTGATTACGAATTTATTACGGAACCTAGCATGGCTAAACGGATCCTTGATGAAACCTATTGGTACGCGCACACTGGATTCTACGTTTAGTTCCATCAGTTGGTCAGATGATAAGTATGTCATACTTCagtttcaagtttga
- a CDS encoding uncharacterized protein (some similarities with uniprot|Q751G8 Ashbya gossypii AGL262C AGL262Cp) has translation MTNKRITIHDLLNNEAGETKQQQTSAPSASDKVAQIGSDHASSSAVTNSVQPGQNKYNPPQHGSASSYYNANVYSNDSVKNNDSITNNNTSNNNVTVNTTPLSSIPRNYSFGNTGVTKSSSMTTLPSTKRLLSNTISGSSGSSGPILPLHLPTANSQPPQLPHFQLKSELNTGISGFSPPSSMDRTATSLPSIGGIQGPGVLQPIISPLSTSPKIALNHVSKPPFSMHTHRPHPLAAPIQEHGQNLINSSTVSVSRGTVSPQPGGTASPLATGSNLQYKINKPQGRPIIQSIIGKFTLYANIQDLILDITRFDRIRLRDVFNESLGPFELIRYSKEDLQLHHHNQNGTTGRATPDSPSSSHSNVSIQKNLVINEAQVYDKLRQEFQCKYLKFIKIIRDKKGKLLRLESVIIPNTNEITIDFIKKKICYPRYKSDMKIYLIKCDSPNEFQNKFIYIHDSHNLEDGKKLVNIDDLDKGLEQFKNLTIWCRNE, from the coding sequence ATGACAAATAAACGAATCACAATCCAtgatttgttgaataatGAAGCTGGCGAAACAAAACAACAGCAAACTTCAGCACCATCTGCTTCTGATAAGGTAGCTCAGATAGGATCGGATCATGCCAGCTCATCTGCTGTCACTAATTCAGTACAACCTGGTCAAAACAAGTACAACCCACCGCAGCACGGTTCTGCATCATCGTATTATAACGCTAATGTGTACTCTAATGATTCCGtcaaaaataatgatagtattactaataataatacctCTAATAACAATGTCACAGTTAATACCACTCCGTTGAGTAGTATACCCAGAAATTATTCCTTTGGTAACACTGGTGTTACTAAGAGCAGTTCCATGACAACGTTGCCTTCAACAAAAAGACTATTATCAAATACAATTTCTGGTTCAAGTGGTTCAAGTGGTCCGATTTTGCCATTGCATCTACCGACAGCAAACTCACAACCGCCTCAGCTACCTCATTTCCAGCTAAAATCTGAGTTGAACACTGGGATAAGCGGATTCTCACCACCTTCATCGATGGATCGTACAGCTACATCTCTACCATCCATTGGTGGAATTCAAGGGCCAGGTGTATTGCAACCGATCATTTCACCCCTGAGTACCTCTCCGAAAATTGCCTTGAACCATGTATCGAAGCCACCATTCTCGATGCACACTCATCGTCCACATCCCTTGGCTGCACCGATCCAGGAGCATGGACAGAACCTGATAAACAGTAGTACTGTTAGCGTAAGCCGTGGAACTGTATCGCCCCAGCCTGGCGGAACAGCTTCACCACTTGCAACTGGTAGCAACCTTCAATACAAGATCAATAAACCGCAGGGAAGACCAATTATCCAGTCAATCATTGGGAAGTTTACTTTATATGCTAATATTCAAGATTTGATCCTTGACATCACCAgatttgatagaattaGACTTAGAGACGTGTTCAACGAATCTCTTGGTCCGTTTGAATTGATTCGTTACTCTAAAGAGGATCTACAATTGCATCACCATAACCAAAATGGAACAACCGGTCGTGCTACACCAGATTCACCAAGTTCCTCACATTCGAATGTATCAATACAAAAGAACTTGGTTATCAACGAAGCTCAAGTTTACGATAAACTCAGACAAGAGTTCCAATGCAAATACTTGAAATTCATTAAAATCATTAGAGACAAGAAGGGTAAGCTGCTTCGTCTCGAATCTGTAATAATACCAAACACAAATGAAATTACCATTGATTTcattaaaaagaaaatttgtTATCCGCGTTATAAATCTGATATGAAAATCTATTTGATTAAGTGCGATTCTCCAAATGAGTTCCAAAATAAGTTCATTTACATTCATGATAGTCATAACCTCGAAGACGGGAAGAAATTGGTCAATATTGACGATTTAGACAAAGGTTTGgaacaattcaaaaatttgacTATCTGGTGTagaaatgaatga
- a CDS encoding uncharacterized protein (no similarity) — translation MSKWYLGGNVSTSSLCGFPTQSFRSSARRQGSRRHFVYLFTDSKQLIFWEGLSVNILKSRIRSVDSVVAHREQAKKVHAKTTCNPMVLKDFHKHPYNGGACEAEKVSMIHLACGNSDQSVNLWYFNSQLPRKTIFEGKGSGTLHSMPSWVNWASWTPRPRFDE, via the coding sequence ATGAGCAAGTGGTATTTGGGAGGTAACGTATCGACTAGTAGTTTATGCGGTTTTCCTACTCAATCCTTTAGAAGCAGCGCTAGAAGGCAAGGAAGCAGAAGACATTTTGTCTACCTTTTCACAGATTCCAAACAGTTGATATTTTGGGAAGGACTTTCCGTAAACATTCTGAAATCTCGCATTAGATCCGTAGATAGCGTCGTAGCCCACCGTGAACAAGCCAAAAAAGTGCACGCAAAAACTACATGTAATCCGATGGTCCTGAAAGACTTTCACAAACACCCATATAATGGGGGCGCCTGTGAAGCAGAAAAAGTTAGTATGATCCATTTGGCGTGCGGAAATAGTGACCAATCGGTAAACTTGTGGTATTTCAACTCTCAGCTTCCGCGGAAAAcaatatttgaaggaaaggGAAGCGGTACATTGCACAGCATGCCCAGTTGGGTCAATTGGGCCAGTTGGACCCCTAGACCTCGTTTTGATGAATAA
- the HIM1 gene encoding Him1p (some similarities with uniprot|Q06674 Saccharomyces cerevisiae YDR317W), with amino-acid sequence MPDFYTLLLGGSGLTGKSVLQQMLSLPSYFPVIDVPTLTSNLELNHHIIIITRSQFDLGTEVEKISSMFQKSDLVEWKCVFNESSNTISYSTTIHDLISICVNVEVTTIKEPDSTKWAQMIPHHIFINDPSADLSVISCLGSTSARSKRTGVARDWVDKILNLDILKAILNNDILSQKLSQYIIMTSFNNFAISRMFPYFKAKQELETNTQFLLQNHRASIVILRPGPLIGKHGSTSSFTVPELDDRLLHSILRYKKAIFHHYVRRMNEWKDVGIATRTSELVAQFSYNMPGAFFVGYPVKVLDCAHVIVTERVKHFKLPSLQPQKVTYFSSQQIDSYKAKNEIAHIY; translated from the coding sequence ATGCCGGATTTCTACACTTTATTGTTAGGAGGTAGTGGTTTGACAGGCAAATCTGTTTTACAACAGATGCTTTCCTTGCCTTCGTATTTTCCCGTAATTGATGTGCCAACGTTGACCTCgaatttggaattgaaccaccacatcatcatcattacAAGATCTCAATTTGATCTAGGTACTGAAGTGGAGAAGATCTCATCGATGTTCCAAAAATCTGATTTAGTTGAATGGAAATGCGTTTTCAATGAAAGCAGTAATACGATAAGTTACTCTACAACAATCCATGATCTGATTTCCATATGCGTGAATGTTGAGGTCACTACAATTAAAGAGCCAGATTCGACCAAATGGGCACAAATGATTCCCCATCAcatattcatcaatgatCCCTCCGCCGATTTGAGTGTAATCTCATGTTTAGGGTCTACGTCTGCAAGATCGAAAAGGACCGGTGTGGCCAGAGATTGGGTTGACAAGATATTAAACTTAGATATATTAAAAGCAATTTTGAATAACGACATATTGTCTCAGAAGTTGTCACAGTATATTATAATGACAAGTTTCAATAACTTCGCTATATCGAGAATGTTCCCTTACTTCAAGGCAAAGCAAGAATTGGAAACAAATACTCAATTTTTGTTACAAAACCATCGTGCCAGCATTGTTATACTAAGACCAGGTCCATTGATTGGCAAACACGGTTCGACCTCTTCTTTCACGGTTCCAGAATTAGATGACCGTTTGCTACATAGCATTCTTAGGTACAAAAAAGCGATTTTCCATCATTATGTCAgaagaatgaatgaatggAAAGATGTGGGTATAGCAACGAGAACGTCTGAACTGGTGGCCCAGTTTTCCTATAATATGCCTGGAGCATTTTTCGTGGGGTATCCAGTGAAGGTGTTAGATTGTGCTCATGTTATTGTCACTGAAAGAGTGAAACATTTCAAGCTGCCATCCTTACAACCGCAGAAAGTTACTTATTTCAGTAGCCAACAGATAGACTCCTATAAAGctaaaaatgaaattgctCATATATATTAA